The following proteins come from a genomic window of Nitrospirota bacterium:
- a CDS encoding sigma-54 dependent transcriptional regulator — protein MAGSQMDSLSLTDPVLSARLEAVRLLGDRLTEPVTVIDRRFNLLYANRPAYATADCRGAGGSPTKCYAAFVRRSTPCSSCPAKRVFDERIVAPSTEEVAADCGLVKVFPLFGADGEPACVVQILNPSSRAPGIGQPPSVPAARPAAEPAQARLGELIGASLPMQHLFEMIRLVADSQATVLLQGESGTGKELVARTIHQLSYRRDKPFVVVDCGSLPETLLESELFGHVRGAFTGATANKKGLFEEADGGTLFLDEIANTSQHFQAKLLRVLQEGEIKPVGSSRSTKVNVRVVSATNKDLHELVKARAFREDLYYRLAVLPLVLPPLRDRREDIPLLVRHFIEASCKRHRKPVRDVAPDAMQALVQAPWPGNIRELQHTIERVVVTAPGPALTLKNFCGVAGGPAGTPPCADLRSVARHAVHEAERARILEALRQASGNRARAARLLKISRAGLYNKLRAYGIE, from the coding sequence ATGGCCGGATCTCAGATGGACTCGCTCTCACTGACTGACCCCGTGCTCTCCGCCCGTCTGGAGGCCGTCCGCTTGCTGGGCGACCGGCTCACCGAGCCGGTGACGGTCATTGACCGGCGATTCAACCTCCTGTACGCCAACCGGCCCGCCTACGCGACCGCCGACTGCCGGGGGGCGGGAGGATCTCCCACCAAGTGTTACGCCGCCTTCGTGCGCCGGTCCACCCCCTGCTCCTCCTGTCCGGCCAAACGGGTGTTCGACGAAAGGATCGTCGCCCCTTCGACCGAAGAAGTCGCCGCCGACTGCGGGCTCGTGAAGGTCTTTCCCCTGTTCGGAGCGGACGGCGAGCCGGCCTGCGTGGTGCAGATTCTCAACCCGTCGTCCCGCGCTCCGGGGATCGGCCAGCCTCCCTCCGTTCCGGCGGCCCGACCGGCCGCGGAGCCGGCCCAGGCTCGTCTCGGCGAATTGATCGGCGCCAGTCTCCCGATGCAGCACCTCTTCGAGATGATCCGGCTCGTCGCCGACAGCCAGGCCACGGTCCTGCTCCAGGGCGAAAGCGGGACCGGCAAGGAGCTCGTCGCGCGCACCATCCATCAACTGAGCTACCGGCGGGACAAGCCCTTCGTCGTGGTGGACTGCGGCTCCCTCCCCGAGACCCTGTTGGAGAGCGAGCTGTTCGGCCACGTGAGAGGCGCCTTCACTGGCGCAACGGCGAACAAGAAAGGCCTGTTCGAAGAGGCGGACGGCGGGACCCTCTTCCTGGACGAGATCGCCAACACGAGCCAGCATTTCCAAGCCAAGCTCCTGCGGGTCCTGCAGGAGGGGGAGATCAAGCCGGTGGGGAGCAGCCGTTCGACCAAGGTCAATGTCCGGGTCGTCTCCGCCACCAACAAGGACCTCCATGAGCTGGTGAAAGCCCGGGCCTTCCGCGAAGACCTGTATTATCGCCTGGCGGTGCTCCCGCTGGTGCTGCCTCCGCTGCGGGATCGCAGGGAGGACATTCCTCTGCTGGTCCGGCACTTCATCGAAGCCTCCTGCAAGCGGCATCGGAAGCCGGTCCGCGACGTGGCGCCCGACGCGATGCAGGCCCTCGTGCAGGCTCCCTGGCCGGGGAACATCCGGGAGCTGCAGCACACGATCGAGCGGGTCGTGGTGACCGCGCCGGGCCCGGCCCTCACGCTGAAGAATTTCTGCGGGGTCGCCGGGGGGCCGGCCGGAACGCCCCCCTGCGCCGATCTCCGGAGCGTGGCGCGCCACGCCGTGCACGAGGCGGAGCGGGCCCGCATCCTCGAGGCGCTCCGGCAGGCGTCCGGCAACCGCGCCCGCGCGGCCCGTCTCCTCAAGATCAGCCGCGCCGGCCTCTACAACAAGCTGCGGGCCTATGGAATTGAATGA
- a CDS encoding ATP-binding protein — protein sequence MFRPAPEPTLFQVVPFRLIGAVLLILALAVSVLLLFSIEHEKFVVHGLTEGKTIPTGLFPALWQSRRDLIAIAVLLFLVSAIGIAAVITFLHYGNTRRTLEEVKGLARNILQGIPTGILTVSQHGLITAVNPGAEAVLGRSAAELLGHTYDSIFPEGDTIRVVLDGALHGRHHVEHRDLVYESANRPPRTIRVSSAELTGDHGQPAGVILQAQDVTEWLALERRVQVAEKLAALHTLSAGVAHELRNPLSAVDLNLQLLEEELSGHGPASAKVSRYIEVLEAETRRLTGILDNFMKFARPATMTLHEVDVKRSIAHVASLMQYEANEQGIELRVLLADRLGRVLGDETQLSQVLVNVLVNAFHAMQAGGTCTIKAENRRVGGKEWVEILVQDTGVGIRKEELVHLFEPFYTTKPTGSGLGLAIAYRIVQDHGGMIDVESQPGNGASVTVRLPIRPAGHQAEVATP from the coding sequence ATGTTCCGTCCCGCACCGGAGCCGACGCTGTTTCAGGTCGTTCCCTTCCGCCTCATCGGCGCGGTGCTGCTCATTCTTGCGCTCGCGGTCTCGGTGCTGCTCCTGTTCAGCATCGAGCACGAGAAGTTCGTCGTTCACGGCCTGACGGAAGGGAAGACCATCCCCACGGGGCTGTTTCCGGCCCTCTGGCAATCCCGCCGCGATCTGATCGCGATCGCGGTGTTGCTGTTCCTGGTGAGCGCCATCGGAATCGCCGCGGTCATCACCTTCCTCCATTACGGGAACACGCGTCGGACTCTGGAGGAAGTCAAAGGCCTGGCTCGCAACATCCTGCAGGGCATCCCGACCGGGATCCTGACGGTGAGCCAGCACGGGCTCATTACGGCGGTGAACCCTGGGGCGGAAGCCGTCCTCGGCCGGTCCGCAGCCGAGCTGTTGGGTCATACCTACGATTCGATCTTCCCGGAAGGAGATACGATCCGGGTGGTCCTCGACGGGGCCCTGCACGGCCGCCATCACGTCGAGCACAGGGATCTGGTCTACGAAAGCGCCAATCGGCCGCCGCGCACGATCCGCGTCAGCAGTGCGGAGCTGACAGGAGACCATGGACAGCCGGCGGGCGTAATCTTGCAGGCACAGGACGTGACCGAATGGCTGGCCCTCGAACGGCGCGTCCAAGTGGCGGAAAAGCTCGCCGCTCTCCACACCCTTTCCGCCGGCGTGGCCCACGAACTGCGAAACCCGTTGAGCGCGGTGGACCTGAACCTCCAACTCCTGGAGGAAGAGTTGAGCGGTCACGGTCCGGCGTCGGCGAAGGTGTCGCGATACATCGAGGTCTTGGAGGCCGAAACCAGACGGCTCACCGGCATCCTGGACAACTTCATGAAGTTTGCGCGTCCGGCAACGATGACGCTCCACGAAGTCGACGTCAAGCGTTCGATCGCCCACGTCGCATCACTGATGCAATATGAGGCCAACGAACAGGGCATCGAACTCCGGGTGTTGCTCGCCGACAGACTGGGCCGCGTGCTGGGCGACGAAACCCAGCTCAGCCAAGTCCTGGTCAACGTCCTCGTGAACGCGTTTCACGCCATGCAGGCCGGGGGAACCTGCACCATCAAGGCGGAGAATCGCAGGGTGGGCGGGAAAGAGTGGGTGGAGATCCTGGTGCAGGACACGGGCGTCGGCATCCGGAAGGAGGAGCTGGTGCACCTGTTCGAGCCCTTCTACACGACCAAGCCGACGGGGAGCGGTCTCGGGCTCGCGATCGCCTATCGAATCGTCCAGGATCACGGCGGGATGATCGACGTCGAAAGCCAGCCCGGAAACGGAGCCTCCGTGACCGTTCGCCTTCCGATCAGGCCGGCCGGGCATCAGGCCGAAGTGGCCACGCCATGA
- a CDS encoding NADH-quinone oxidoreductase subunit B family protein: MFRILKKSLKTGVVTGRHPRADRTGGPTPSETKEKAKPFRRSLAIREVDTGSCNACEIEMNALMNPVYDAERFGVHVAASPRHADALVVTGPVTVNMEKPLKDVYKQTPDPKIVIALGDCAIHCGVFKGSYAVTGPVERHVPVDLRIPGCPPRPAEILAALEALQDRSASE, translated from the coding sequence ATGTTTCGCATCCTGAAGAAAAGCCTGAAAACCGGCGTCGTGACCGGCCGGCATCCTCGTGCCGACCGGACCGGCGGGCCGACCCCGTCGGAAACCAAGGAGAAGGCCAAGCCCTTCCGGCGCTCCCTGGCGATCCGCGAGGTGGACACCGGCTCCTGCAACGCCTGCGAAATCGAGATGAACGCGCTGATGAACCCCGTGTATGACGCGGAGCGCTTCGGCGTGCATGTCGCCGCCTCTCCCCGCCACGCCGACGCCTTGGTCGTCACCGGCCCCGTCACGGTGAACATGGAAAAACCCTTGAAAGACGTTTACAAACAGACCCCGGATCCGAAGATCGTGATCGCCCTCGGGGACTGTGCCATCCATTGCGGAGTCTTCAAGGGCAGCTATGCAGTGACCGGTCCGGTCGAGCGTCACGTTCCGGTGGACCTCCGCATCCCCGGCTGCCCGCCCAGGCCGGCAGAGATTCTGGCGGCGCTCGAAGCGTTGCAAGATCGCTCAGCCAGCGAATAA